A stretch of the Arvicanthis niloticus isolate mArvNil1 chromosome 30, mArvNil1.pat.X, whole genome shotgun sequence genome encodes the following:
- the Tmem150b gene encoding modulator of macroautophagy TMEM150B isoform X2: MWSYLSLLPVVLVLWAIVGIWIVFAIAVVNGSVDLEKGFPFISHCGSYAPQSCIFGQVLNIGAALAVWICIVRYHQLRDWGVKTWQNQLILWSGILCALGTSIVGNFQEKNQKPTHLAGAFLAFILGNLYFWLQLFLSWWTKGLPQPGPHWISPLRLSLCSFSTILIVASILLGDRISYWNPGWPGIHCVDSDPQKPEIHLPRHEVPPPAKGLSFKKVREPG, from the exons CTGGATTGT TTTTGCAATCGCTGTGGTTAACGGTTCTGTGGACCTCGAGAAGGGCTTCCCCTTTATCAG TCACTGTGGCTCTTATGCTCCCCAGAGCTGCATTTTCGGCCAAGTCCTCAATATAGGAGCTGCTCTAG CTGTTTGGATCTGCATTGTGCGTTATCACCAACTCCGGGACTGGGGCGTCAAAACGTGGCAAAACCAGCTAATTCTGTGGTCGGGGATCCTCTGTGCCCTAGGTACCTCCATAGTAGGCAACTTCCAG gaGAAGAACCAGAAGCCCACACACCTGGCAGGGGCCTTTCTGGCCTTCATCCTGGGCAACCTGTACTTCTGGTTACAGCTCTTTCTGTCCTGGTGGACGAAAGGCTTACCCCAACCTGGGCCCCACTGGATTAGCCCTCTGCGCCTGAGCCTCTGCAGCTTCTCCACCATCCTCATCGTGGCCAGTATCCTTCTTGGGG ataggatctcatactggaaccctggctggcctggaattcactgtgtagattCAGACCCACAGAAacctgagatccacctgcctcgtCATGAGGTACCACCACCAGCAAAAGGTTTAAGTTTTAAGAAGGTGAGGGAACCAGGCTGA
- the Tmem150b gene encoding modulator of macroautophagy TMEM150B isoform X1, translating into MWSYLSLLPVVLVLWAIVGIWIVFAIAVVNGSVDLEKGFPFISHCGSYAPQSCIFGQVLNIGAALAVWICIVRYHQLRDWGVKTWQNQLILWSGILCALGTSIVGNFQEKNQKPTHLAGAFLAFILGNLYFWLQLFLSWWTKGLPQPGPHWISPLRLSLCSFSTILIVAMIVLHSLHLRSASAICEWAVAMSLFVLFGFFAVDFSSFRGCTLHLQPHLDSSLPQAPSGSPNTEMVKVI; encoded by the exons CTGGATTGT TTTTGCAATCGCTGTGGTTAACGGTTCTGTGGACCTCGAGAAGGGCTTCCCCTTTATCAG TCACTGTGGCTCTTATGCTCCCCAGAGCTGCATTTTCGGCCAAGTCCTCAATATAGGAGCTGCTCTAG CTGTTTGGATCTGCATTGTGCGTTATCACCAACTCCGGGACTGGGGCGTCAAAACGTGGCAAAACCAGCTAATTCTGTGGTCGGGGATCCTCTGTGCCCTAGGTACCTCCATAGTAGGCAACTTCCAG gaGAAGAACCAGAAGCCCACACACCTGGCAGGGGCCTTTCTGGCCTTCATCCTGGGCAACCTGTACTTCTGGTTACAGCTCTTTCTGTCCTGGTGGACGAAAGGCTTACCCCAACCTGGGCCCCACTGGATTAGCCCTCTGCGCCTGAGCCTCTGCAGCTTCTCCACCATCCTCATCGTGGCCA TGATTGTCCTACACTCCCTACATCTGCGCTCTGCCTCAGCTATCTGCGAGTGGGCGGTGGCCATGTCACTCTTtgtgttatttggcttctttgctGTGGACTTCTCCAGCTTTCGTGGATGCACCCTGCACTTACAGCCCCATCTGGACTCCAGTCTTCCACAAGCTCCCTCTGGGTCTCCAAATACAGAGATGGTAAAGGTGATCTGA